TAATTTACCTTGCGGAGGAACAACGTGCGTCCTATCTATCACGTGTCTTTCTTAGATCCGAAGAAACACCCAAGCAAAAACCCTGCGCCGTTGTTGCAGGCTATAGGTTCCGTTTTTTGATTTTCCAATTATTCCTTATGTATTTTTTATTACAAGGCTATAGATTATGTTAGGAATTGTAGCACATTTCGAGCGAAATGTCAAATCAGACAAGGGATGTGTAAAGTTTTTGTTATTTCTTCAACCCCGTACGGGTGGTATCCCTGTAGAAATGCCGCTCATTCGCAAACCTACAATTTATCCTCCAAATCCCGACTGCTGACAACTGATCGCTGATAGCCATTCTAAATAAATCAATTGACAGACCACCGTATACAAGGTATAATAGCCATCAGTTATCGGCTATCAGTCAAGAGATATTCAGGGAAAAATAGTGCACCGCCACAAGCATCCACTGACTGCTGACGACTGACAACTTATAAAAAAGGAGACTACTATGAAGTTAGCACGATATGAATTAAATGGAACAATCGGTTACGGCATCGTCTCAGGAGAGAATCTGAGCGTGATATCGGGATGCCCGTTCGGTGAACATAGCGAGACGGGCGAGACCGTCGCATTAGCAGATGTCAAACTTCTCGCACCGACAACACCCACAAAAGTCCTGGCTGTCGGTTTGAATTACCGGAGCCATTTGGACGGTGCTCCAGAACCAGAAAACCCCGAAATCTTCATCAAAACGCCTTCCTGTATCAACGACCCAGAGGGCAACATTGAACTCCCTGATGGCGATGATGAAGTCCACGCCGAAGGTGAACTTGTCGTCATAATGAAGGAACGGACTCGGAAAGCGACACCGGAAGAAGCAGCCGCCAATATTTTAGGCGTGACCTGCGGCAACGATGTCAGCGCACGCACGTGGCAGAGCAATGATATGCAGTGGTGGCGCGCCAAAGCATCCGATACCTTTGGGCCCATCGGTCCCGTCATCGCTACCGATGTTGATTATACGGACGCACAATTGGAGACCCGCATTAACGGCAAAGTCGTGCAGAAGCAGACGACTGCAGATCTCATTTTCCCAGTGACGACGGTTGTAAGCTTCATTTCACAGGCAATAACCCTTGAACCGGGGGATGCAATTTTTACCGGCACGCCCGGCACAACGAGCGCATTGAAAGCCGGTGATGTCGTTGAGATTGAGATTGAGGGGATCGGCGTTCTAAAAAATCACGTCGTAGCACAGTAACTTTTTTGCCGTTAAGGGTCCCCACTTGTTACGGAAAAGGGCTTCAAGCCTCGCTCCATTCCAATAAGGAGGAGAAAATGCTTTTCAGATATTTATCTCTTTTCCAAGGCACCCAAGTTTCTCAAAAGACGAAACTTGCTCTTAGAATCGTCGTGTCTTTGCTGTGCTTCGGTATAACGATGCAGACCTCGGCAGTGCTGTTGTTTCACGACGATTTTGAGAAGGATAAGATCGGAAGTGAACCCAGCAAATGGGAGGTCGGACACGACGGCAAAACAACCGCTAAAGTCGTCGCCGACCCGAAAAAAGCAAGCAATAAGGTTTTGTTGACCGCTGACAATCCATCTAACGACTCACGGCACGATGTCGGTGGATCTATCTATGTCGTCGGAGATGCCAGTTGGGATGATTACGTCGCTGAATGGGATATGATGTTCCCGGATGATTTCTATATGGGTGTTGTCTTCCGTTTCCAAGACGGTGAGAAGTTCTACCTAAGCGACCGGCGGCAAGGGGGTAGAGATTATCACTTCTACAAACGACAAGGCAATTGGGCACTCGTCCAAGCCGGATCGGTGGAAAATAAACCCGAAGTCTGGTATCGCGCACAACTAGTCCTCTCCGGTGATGAGTTCACGTTCAAATTGAAAGAACGAGACGACAAAACGCCGTTTGACAAAGTCGATCCAGCAACAGAAGGTGAAGACGGCACCTTCAAAACTGGTAAATTCGGCAACTACGGTCTCGTTTATATTGATAACATCTTTATCGGTGATTCTGTGGAAGACCTCGTTCTACCTGTTGAACCGCAGGATAAACTCAGCACGACATGGGGCGCGATTAAGGATGCTTATTAAAGGAAAGCATGGAATGGAAAAATTGGAAGGATGGAAGGGAGGAAGGATAGGCCCCCAACCTTCCAACCTTCCGCTCACCCACACCGAACCGCAAGGGAAATAAAAAAAATGTCAATGTATATTGCCCACGGTGGAAAAAACAGCGTCATCACAACTGAAGAAAAACGCGCCTTACTGCACGAGGCACTCCTCAAGTTAGGTGGTACTCCAAAGAAGATCTTAGTGGTTCCACCGGATATAACCCGACTCCACTCAAACGCTGGCGAGCTTACCCAAATCCTCTATGAATTGTGGGACACAGCAAACGGCACCACCTTTGACATCCTACCTGCTATCGGCACGCATGCCCCGATGACTGAAGAACAGATCGCTGAAATGTATGGCGATTTGCCCAAGGCGACATATCATGTGCACCACTGGCGGACTGGACTACACCATTTTGGTGAGGTGCCATCAGAGTTTGTGCAGGAGGTTTCGGGCGGCAAACTCGATTATAGTATTCCTGTCGCTGTAAATCGCCGTCTTGTAGAAGGGGAATACGAACTTATCATCTCCGTCGGACAGGTGATTCCGCACGAGGTTATCGGTATCGCCAACGGATTTAAAAACATCCTCGTTGGTGCAGGCGGGGTTGAGATGATTAACAAATCGCATTTCCTCGGTGCCGTAGACGGCATGGAACGCCTCATGGGACGAACAGATACCTCTGTCAGGAGGGTGTTGAATTACGCACATGCCAATTACCTAAAACAACTCGGTATTTTATATGTTATGAGCGTCATGGATGCCAATGCATCTGGAGAGCGCGTGATGCGTGGACTTTACGTCGGTGACGATGCCCACACCTTTGAGATTGCTGCAGAATTGAGCAGGTCTGTTAACATGACCTTCTTGGATGAACCGTTATCGAAAGTGGTCGTCTACTTGGATCCGCGGGAGTTTAAAAGCACGTGGCTCGGGAACAAGGCGATTTATCGCACGCGGATGGCGATGGCAGACGACGGCGAGTTGATTATCATCGCTCCCGGACTCCGCGAATTTGGTGAGGACGCGGAAATCGACCGACTCATCCGAAAATATGGCTATCGCGGTACGCCTGCAACGCTCAACGCGGTTTCGGAGAACCCGGAGTTGCAAGAGAACCTTTCTGCGGCTGCACACTTGATTCACGGCAGTACTGACGGACGTTTCAAGGTCACTTATGCGACGGAACACCTCACGCAAACCGAGATTGAATCGGTTGGCTATGAATGGGCACCTGTCAATGAAGTACTCGCTGAATACAACCCCGGAACGCTTGTTGATGGATTTAACGATGGCGGCTTCTTCTACATCAGTGAACCGGGACAAGGGTTGTGGGCACTGCGTTCTCGGTTTGGGAAGGGTGTGTAAAGAGTGTAGCATAGGCTGTTAGCCTGTGGCACTGTAGGATATGCTGTTGGTTTCCTGTAGCACTTGTAGGATATGCTGTTTCCTGTGCAAAGTATTTCCAATCCGCGAAAATCGCTGATTTGTGGCGGACACGCCCAAATGCGACCTGCATTCAGACAACATTCGACAAAATATTTACACACTCCTATTTTTATGTTACACTATACAGAGGCAAACCGAAAGTTTACATATGCAGCGTTAATGGAGGAAATGCAGATGAAAGAGCAACTTGAACCACAGACAGATCCTATCCTTGAAGAGTGTTATCGAATGAAAGCAGAGTTTGCTGCCCAATTCAGTTCTATAGAGGAACTTTACGATTACTTGAATGCCACCATTCAAGATTATCGTCGAAAAACACACCGATGGCTATGTTACCTATCCGCTTGGCTTGAAAGGTGTCGTTATGACAAGGTGATACATACAAAGAAAGCATTGCGGACGTAACCTCTGCAATTCGGTTTTATATTGAGACTTTCGGGGAAGAAGAACTCGAAATTGAGGAACCTACCTTGGACGTTTTTCTAACTGAAGTGAGTATTAGAAACGCCTGCTGAAGCCGCAACAATCCGAACTGAAAAAACTGAAGCGGAATTGGTGCAACTTAGAGAGAAAATTGAGCGGTTGAAGTTGCAAACAACATCATCCCAGACGAATCTTCAAGAATGATAGCAGCTCTGCTAAAGTGGAAAACATGAATTTGATTTGTAAAGATTTGACAGATGTGCTATGATTTTTTATACGATTGTTGCCCTGCTATATGCTGAAAAGGAGACAGAAATATGGCAAGAATGATTTACACAAAACAACCTTCCGTGCGATCAGAATCTATGGTATTTAATGCCCTCAAGAATGATGATCACACTAGGAATTGGACAGTATTCTATTCACTACATGTGCCTAATCCTGGTCGGGAGCCGCGTGAAATAGATTTTCTCGTCATTATCCCGGAATACTTTTGTATTATCTGTTTGGAAGTCAAAGGAGGTTCCTATGGAATTAAACAAAATGGAAAATGGTATAATGACTCTAATGATGTAACTTTAGAAGAATCCCCTCATGATCAAGCCAAATCTGCTATGTTTGCTTTGAAAGATGATTTTGAACGGAACGGACTTAAGGGTTTTGGGCGTATAGAATACCTTTCGCTTGGATGTGCCGTCGCGTTCACCGATATGAGTAAACCTACCCCTGATTTACCGAAACACTTGGCGCATAGTATATGGTCGAATGATGTTCAGAATCGAAATAAACTGCGGGAAAAATTAAATGAAATCGCAAAGAAAATGTGCGATATTAGGGGACCCAGAGATGAAGAAGAAAAAAAGAAAGCAAAGATATATCTGGCAGATTTACAAGATAACTTGGAGCCAAGTAGTATGTCAAATGGAGAAAAGAAAAATAGAATATTCAGTTCGGATTTGGACACCCTTAGGGAAGAATTGTTAATTTTGACAAACGATCAACTTCGTAGTTTGGGCATAGTAAAACGCAACCCTTGTTGTGTGATCGACGGGGCAGCAGGTACGGGTAAGACAGTCCTCGCCATGGAACTTGCGAGACAACGTTGTGAGGAAAATGGTGAGAAAGTTGCTCTGATTTGCAGTAACCCATATCTTAGCCATCGTTTTGTGAGATGGGCGGAGCCACTTTCAAGTGGTAGTGATGGTAAAGTTGTGGCAGGAATACTTAAAAATTTCTCAAGGCTTTATAGACCGAAGCAGAAAAAATTCGACTATCTTATTGTTGATGAAGCTCAGAATCTGTGCGATCAGAAATCTCGAAATTCGATGGACAACCTTTTGAAAGGAGGCTTAACTAATGGAAATTGGGCTATGTTTGGCGATTTCACCCATCAAAACATCATTAATCCAAACATTAACAAGACAGGAGAGGATGTACTGGAGGAACTTAAAAAGATTTATCCGCGTATAACTCATGATGAATTGGAGATTAACTGTAGAAATACGTATGAAATTGCTGCTGCAGCCTCTATGTTCTTGCGCATTGATTCGTTACCGAGGTCCGGTGTCCACGGTCCGCTCATTCAAACTAAATACTTTAAAACCCAGGAACAATTAAACAATTTGTTGGATGAGTTGGTTACAGACTTTAAAGACAGAAAGTTCTTGTCTCGGCAGATAATCTTACTGTCCGGCAGCAGTGATAATTTCAAGACTCTATTATCGCGCCAATTTGGCGGGTGGAGATTACTCAATGTCCTAGAGACGGAGGGTAAGAAAGATTTAGACCGAGAAGACGTCCCAGATGTTAGCGGTGACTCCTCTAAAAAAACGCTTAGGTACAGCGATATTCATGATTTCCAAGGATTGGAGAGTGAAGTTGTTTTCTTGGTTATCCCCTTAACCGAGAAACAAACAAAAGTGGGTGGAAGTGCTACTCTACCCGACTACGACTATCTGAGAAGGGTACTCTACGTCGGTATGAGCCGCGCTAAAGCAATTCTTATTATTGTTGCCGATGAGAGTTACAAAAAACACCTAGATCTGGAACCGCAAACTCGAAAGAACTACGTAGACCGTATAGAAGAATTAATTACTCAATCGAAATCTTAGATTTTCAAGATGCTTAGTTACCTTACTACTTTCGTCAAAACCTTTATCGCGTGCCTTCTCAAAATTTTCCTGTGCAATACCTGGATTGCCACTGAATAAAAATGATACTCCTTCGTAGTAGGCAGCAGCAGCCTCGTTTTCAGAATCCTTATAATCCTCAACTATCCTCTCCAATAGTTCAACGGCC
This portion of the Candidatus Poribacteria bacterium genome encodes:
- a CDS encoding fumarylacetoacetate hydrolase family protein, yielding MKLARYELNGTIGYGIVSGENLSVISGCPFGEHSETGETVALADVKLLAPTTPTKVLAVGLNYRSHLDGAPEPENPEIFIKTPSCINDPEGNIELPDGDDEVHAEGELVVIMKERTRKATPEEAAANILGVTCGNDVSARTWQSNDMQWWRAKASDTFGPIGPVIATDVDYTDAQLETRINGKVVQKQTTADLIFPVTTVVSFISQAITLEPGDAIFTGTPGTTSALKAGDVVEIEIEGIGVLKNHVVAQ
- a CDS encoding lactate racemase domain-containing protein; translation: MSMYIAHGGKNSVITTEEKRALLHEALLKLGGTPKKILVVPPDITRLHSNAGELTQILYELWDTANGTTFDILPAIGTHAPMTEEQIAEMYGDLPKATYHVHHWRTGLHHFGEVPSEFVQEVSGGKLDYSIPVAVNRRLVEGEYELIISVGQVIPHEVIGIANGFKNILVGAGGVEMINKSHFLGAVDGMERLMGRTDTSVRRVLNYAHANYLKQLGILYVMSVMDANASGERVMRGLYVGDDAHTFEIAAELSRSVNMTFLDEPLSKVVVYLDPREFKSTWLGNKAIYRTRMAMADDGELIIIAPGLREFGEDAEIDRLIRKYGYRGTPATLNAVSENPELQENLSAAAHLIHGSTDGRFKVTYATEHLTQTEIESVGYEWAPVNEVLAEYNPGTLVDGFNDGGFFYISEPGQGLWALRSRFGKGV
- a CDS encoding NERD domain-containing protein, with translation MARMIYTKQPSVRSESMVFNALKNDDHTRNWTVFYSLHVPNPGREPREIDFLVIIPEYFCIICLEVKGGSYGIKQNGKWYNDSNDVTLEESPHDQAKSAMFALKDDFERNGLKGFGRIEYLSLGCAVAFTDMSKPTPDLPKHLAHSIWSNDVQNRNKLREKLNEIAKKMCDIRGPRDEEEKKKAKIYLADLQDNLEPSSMSNGEKKNRIFSSDLDTLREELLILTNDQLRSLGIVKRNPCCVIDGAAGTGKTVLAMELARQRCEENGEKVALICSNPYLSHRFVRWAEPLSSGSDGKVVAGILKNFSRLYRPKQKKFDYLIVDEAQNLCDQKSRNSMDNLLKGGLTNGNWAMFGDFTHQNIINPNINKTGEDVLEELKKIYPRITHDELEINCRNTYEIAAAASMFLRIDSLPRSGVHGPLIQTKYFKTQEQLNNLLDELVTDFKDRKFLSRQIILLSGSSDNFKTLLSRQFGGWRLLNVLETEGKKDLDREDVPDVSGDSSKKTLRYSDIHDFQGLESEVVFLVIPLTEKQTKVGGSATLPDYDYLRRVLYVGMSRAKAILIIVADESYKKHLDLEPQTRKNYVDRIEELITQSKS